A region of Anaerosalibacter sp. Marseille-P3206 DNA encodes the following proteins:
- a CDS encoding GDSL-type esterase/lipase family protein codes for MKRRKNIFTRKRIVNKKRFAFSVVLIIGIIFILSHSIKAIYDRSNKDNVAKEKNTIASAVEGNHEQTPSSYNKIIDEELTIKKMIKEIEEDQKSKEIEEKKEVLVEEENNVEDNNKSSEEKKVTQPKKVKNSNYKEHFKNDLFVGDSLTDSLSFYEILEDKNVIAKLGLTLIGGKKEIDDIVKVNPSNIYLMFGMNDILRKIDGNQFADEYAEFIHSIHEKLPNANIYVQSIPPVSSHVKKKKPLLNNENIDKFNEALKTMCKDENVSFLDLRPIFEENEDLIEPDGIHLKYKFYKLWLDYIIDNVK; via the coding sequence TTGAAAAGAAGGAAAAATATATTTACAAGAAAAAGAATAGTTAACAAAAAAAGGTTTGCTTTTTCTGTGGTTTTAATCATTGGTATTATATTTATTTTAAGCCATTCAATAAAGGCCATATACGATAGAAGTAATAAAGATAATGTTGCTAAAGAAAAAAACACAATAGCCTCAGCTGTAGAAGGAAATCATGAGCAAACTCCATCATCATATAATAAAATAATAGATGAAGAATTGACTATCAAAAAAATGATAAAAGAGATTGAAGAAGATCAAAAAAGCAAAGAGATTGAAGAAAAAAAAGAAGTTTTAGTAGAAGAAGAAAATAATGTTGAAGATAACAATAAAAGTAGCGAAGAAAAAAAGGTTACTCAACCTAAAAAAGTTAAAAATAGTAACTATAAAGAACATTTTAAAAATGATTTATTTGTAGGAGATTCTCTAACAGATAGTTTATCTTTTTATGAAATATTGGAAGATAAAAATGTTATTGCTAAATTAGGACTCACTTTAATCGGAGGTAAAAAAGAAATAGATGATATTGTTAAGGTAAATCCATCAAATATCTATTTGATGTTTGGAATGAACGATATACTAAGGAAGATAGATGGAAATCAGTTTGCTGATGAATATGCAGAATTCATACATAGTATTCATGAGAAACTGCCTAATGCTAATATTTATGTTCAGTCTATTCCACCTGTTTCATCTCATGTTAAGAAAAAAAAGCCACTCTTAAACAATGAGAATATAGATAAATTTAATGAAGCACTTAAAACAATGTGTAAAGATGAGAATGTATCTTTTTTAGATTTAAGACCGATATTTGAAGAAAATGAAGATTTAATTGAACCAGATGGAATACATTTAAAATATAAATTTTACAAGTTGTGGCTTGATTATATTATAGATAATGTAAAATAA
- a CDS encoding MBOAT family O-acyltransferase: protein MLFSTFFDYFNGLLIDKHRENKKITKLVLINSLVVNLGILCFFKYYGFIVTNINSLFNLNLKLLNFPLPLGISFYTFQTLSYTIDVYLGNVPVQNNIISFGTYVTMFPQLVAGPIVRYSDISHEIDNREESFKLFGEGAELFVIGLAKKVLLANNIGILWDSVKAASISNISILSAWLGIIAFTFQIYFDFSGYSDMAIGLGKMFGFNFMKNFDYPYTSKSITEFWRRWHISLGTWFREYVYIPLGGNREGKLKQYRNLFVVWFLTGLWHGANWNFILWGLYYCIFIIIEKAFLKKWLDKSIFLSRIYTMLVVIIGWVFFEFENIGQGFRYIGTMFGFGGNLAYDSTSLYYLLTYGLIFILLIICSTPIIKKGACKLKENPMMLNSIIYSLIIILILFICTAYLVNESYNPFLYFRF, encoded by the coding sequence ATGTTGTTTTCTACTTTTTTTGATTATTTTAATGGATTACTCATTGATAAACACAGAGAAAATAAAAAAATAACAAAGTTAGTTTTAATTAATTCCTTGGTTGTTAACCTAGGAATACTTTGTTTTTTTAAGTATTATGGATTTATAGTTACAAATATAAATAGCCTTTTTAATTTAAATCTTAAACTTTTAAATTTTCCCCTTCCTCTTGGGATATCTTTTTATACATTTCAAACTCTTTCTTATACAATAGATGTATACTTGGGGAATGTTCCAGTACAAAATAATATTATTTCATTTGGTACATATGTAACTATGTTTCCTCAATTAGTAGCAGGGCCAATAGTTAGATATAGTGATATATCTCATGAAATTGATAATAGAGAGGAAAGTTTTAAACTATTTGGTGAAGGGGCTGAACTATTTGTAATAGGATTAGCTAAAAAGGTTCTCTTGGCTAATAATATCGGAATCCTTTGGGATAGTGTAAAAGCTGCATCTATTAGTAATATTTCTATTTTGTCAGCTTGGCTTGGTATTATAGCTTTTACATTTCAAATATATTTTGATTTTAGTGGATACTCGGATATGGCTATTGGATTAGGAAAGATGTTTGGATTTAATTTTATGAAGAACTTTGATTACCCTTATACATCAAAGAGTATAACAGAGTTTTGGAGAAGATGGCATATTTCTCTTGGAACTTGGTTTAGAGAATATGTGTATATCCCTCTAGGTGGAAATAGAGAGGGGAAATTGAAACAGTATAGGAATCTATTTGTGGTATGGTTTTTAACAGGTCTTTGGCATGGTGCAAATTGGAATTTCATTTTATGGGGATTGTACTACTGTATATTTATAATTATAGAAAAGGCATTTCTAAAGAAGTGGTTAGACAAGTCTATATTTCTTAGTCGTATTTATACCATGTTAGTAGTAATAATAGGTTGGGTATTTTTTGAGTTTGAAAACATTGGACAAGGGTTTAGATATATTGGTACTATGTTTGGATTTGGAGGAAATCTTGCTTATGACAGTACATCACTTTATTATCTACTTACCTATGGATTGATTTTTATACTACTTATTATTTGTTCAACACCTATAATTAAAAAAGGTGCATGTAAATTAAAGGAAAATCCAATGATGTTAAATTCTATTATATATTCACTCATAATAATTTTGATATTATTTATTTGTACTGCTTATTTAGTAAATGAAAGTTATAATCCTTTTTTATATTTTAGATTTTAA
- a CDS encoding lysoplasmalogenase family protein produces MIIFISNSIEDDKTFVLDSFNKTSDLIHYEFETNDNKKVIKVEKILSDVFKFIIIVMCFFISLMIGKNKLNDKDVILLQFGLFFTVLSDFFFLIVYKNSFGVASFCIVQILYCIRYDIDNTKETIRNFILIFIFVAILYIIFSRLIKKINVILFIGLYYSICLITSVWKAIKACKNNNFPSPNRYMIAYGMILFLLCDINVFLHNIIGIKNSKWLVWLFYIPSQFLLSFSGYKFKRKSFR; encoded by the coding sequence ATGATTATATTCATTTCTAATAGTATTGAAGACGATAAAACTTTTGTATTAGATAGTTTTAATAAAACGAGTGATTTAATTCATTATGAATTTGAGACAAATGATAATAAAAAGGTGATAAAAGTGGAAAAAATACTGTCAGATGTTTTTAAATTTATTATTATAGTAATGTGTTTCTTTATATCTTTAATGATAGGAAAAAATAAGCTTAACGATAAAGATGTTATATTACTTCAATTTGGTCTTTTTTTTACTGTTTTATCAGATTTCTTTTTCCTTATTGTATATAAGAATTCTTTTGGTGTAGCATCTTTTTGTATAGTTCAAATCCTTTACTGTATAAGATATGATATTGACAATACTAAGGAAACAATCAGAAACTTTATATTAATTTTTATATTTGTAGCAATATTATATATAATATTTAGTAGGTTAATTAAGAAAATTAATGTTATACTATTTATAGGACTATATTATTCTATATGCTTAATAACTAGTGTATGGAAGGCTATAAAAGCATGTAAAAACAATAATTTTCCATCTCCAAATAGATATATGATAGCTTATGGTATGATTCTTTTTTTACTATGTGATATAAATGTATTTCTTCATAACATTATAGGTATCAAAAATTCAAAATGGTTAGTATGGTTGTTTTATATTCCGTCACAGTTTTTACTTTCATTTAGTGGTTATAAATTTAAAAGAAAAAGTTTCCGGTAG
- a CDS encoding DHHW family protein: protein MEVNKNIYKKLIGSLLLIYIGTIGTINILVPDRDFSDIENRRLEQKPQFSMEKLFKGDYTSNFEKYISDQFPFRDFFIGVKSDCERMIGKKENNEVFLCKDGYLMEKFNEPEVEDFNKKLNAINSFAFSNPQTNIYFMLVPNSVKVMEEKLPKFAPVDNELDFIDKVKYSIDDSVDFVDVYGVLSNNKDDYIYYKTDHHWTTKGAYYAYRELGKYMGFEPYLEDDFKIKEVSDSFYGSLYSKGGFRRLDPDSIQLYIPKAENTYEVEYYDEGETSKSIYDMDNLNKKDKYTVFLNGNHPVLKISTNVNNGKTLLVIKDSYANSFIPFLTEHFSEIYMVDLRYYNEDLSDFMRDKNIEDVLLLYNVKSFCEDESIEKISW, encoded by the coding sequence TTGGAGGTAAATAAAAATATATATAAAAAGTTAATAGGATCACTTTTACTCATATATATTGGTACTATAGGTACTATTAATATTTTGGTTCCAGATAGGGATTTTTCAGATATAGAAAATAGAAGATTAGAGCAAAAACCACAGTTTTCAATGGAAAAGCTATTTAAAGGAGATTATACTTCAAATTTTGAAAAATACATTTCTGACCAATTTCCTTTTAGAGATTTTTTTATTGGGGTAAAGAGTGATTGTGAAAGAATGATTGGCAAGAAGGAAAACAATGAAGTATTTTTATGTAAAGATGGATATCTAATGGAAAAGTTTAATGAGCCAGAAGTTGAAGACTTCAATAAAAAGTTAAATGCTATTAATTCTTTTGCATTTTCAAATCCTCAAACAAATATATACTTTATGTTGGTGCCTAATTCGGTAAAGGTAATGGAAGAAAAATTACCAAAGTTTGCACCTGTAGATAATGAACTTGACTTTATAGATAAAGTTAAATACTCAATAGATGATAGTGTTGATTTTGTTGATGTATATGGAGTATTATCTAATAATAAGGATGATTATATTTATTATAAAACAGACCATCATTGGACAACAAAGGGAGCATATTATGCTTATAGAGAATTAGGTAAATATATGGGTTTTGAACCTTATTTAGAAGACGATTTTAAGATAAAAGAGGTTTCAGACAGCTTTTATGGTTCATTATATTCAAAGGGAGGATTTAGAAGATTAGACCCTGATAGTATTCAATTATATATTCCTAAAGCTGAGAATACATATGAAGTTGAATATTATGACGAAGGAGAAACTTCAAAATCTATTTATGACATGGATAATCTAAATAAAAAAGACAAGTATACAGTTTTTTTAAATGGGAATCATCCTGTATTAAAGATTAGTACTAATGTTAATAATGGAAAGACACTATTAGTTATTAAGGATTCATATGCAAATAGTTTTATTCCATTTTTAACAGAACATTTTAGTGAGATTTATATGGTTGATCTTAGATATTACAATGAGGATTTAAGTGATTTCATGAGAGACAAGAACATTGAAGATGTACTTCTATTATACAATGTAAAATCTTTTTGTGAAGATGAATCTATTGAAAAAATTTCTTGGTGA
- a CDS encoding peptidylprolyl isomerase has product MEQLRLPQKGEEIAIIKTNHGTIKIKFFPEAAPKAVENFKTHAKDGYYDGVTFHRVIPDFMIQGGDPDGTGMGGESIWGESFEDEFDVNCRNIRGALSMANSGPNTNGSQFFIVQNTKVDKEIIAQMKELGEEKGFPEAIVKAYEELGGAYWLDGRHTVFGQVFEGMEIVDKIAGVETDGNDKPLEPVVMEKVEIVEY; this is encoded by the coding sequence ATGGAACAATTACGATTACCACAAAAGGGAGAAGAAATAGCTATAATAAAAACTAATCATGGTACTATTAAAATCAAGTTCTTTCCAGAAGCAGCTCCCAAAGCAGTTGAAAATTTCAAAACCCATGCAAAGGATGGATATTATGATGGAGTTACTTTCCATAGAGTAATACCTGATTTCATGATTCAAGGTGGAGATCCTGATGGTACAGGTATGGGTGGAGAAAGTATTTGGGGTGAGTCTTTTGAAGATGAGTTTGATGTAAATTGTAGAAATATTAGAGGAGCACTATCTATGGCAAATAGTGGACCAAATACAAATGGAAGCCAATTTTTTATTGTACAAAATACTAAAGTAGATAAAGAAATTATTGCTCAAATGAAAGAATTAGGTGAAGAAAAAGGATTTCCTGAAGCTATTGTGAAAGCTTATGAAGAACTAGGTGGTGCATATTGGCTAGATGGTAGGCATACAGTATTTGGGCAAGTATTTGAAGGAATGGAAATAGTAGATAAAATTGCAGGAGTAGAGACTGATGGAAATGATAAACCACTAGAACCTGTAGTTATGGAAAAGGTAGAAATTGTTGAATATTAA
- a CDS encoding DUF4358 domain-containing protein — MKKNAFTLMGIVVIVFTLLTGCSSKNTTAKEPSIDEIDQNIKEAVDISNMVESDSDKLEKLYDIDIEEVEDFKLYTAKTNIEANELLLLKVKEEKDIEDIKEDIKDRIETQSSSFKDYLPDEYYLIEKNILKSNGNYIIFVISEEAEKIENIFDESFK, encoded by the coding sequence ATGAAAAAAAATGCTTTTACACTTATGGGAATTGTAGTTATCGTGTTTACACTATTGACAGGGTGTTCTTCAAAAAATACAACTGCAAAAGAACCATCTATTGATGAGATTGATCAAAATATAAAAGAAGCTGTTGATATATCAAATATGGTGGAAAGTGATAGCGATAAGCTTGAAAAATTATATGATATTGATATTGAAGAAGTTGAAGATTTTAAATTATATACAGCTAAAACTAATATTGAAGCAAATGAATTATTATTATTAAAAGTTAAAGAAGAAAAAGATATAGAAGATATTAAAGAAGATATCAAAGATAGAATAGAAACGCAATCAAGTAGTTTTAAAGATTATCTTCCAGATGAATATTATTTAATAGAAAAAAATATATTGAAGTCAAATGGTAATTATATTATTTTCGTGATATCTGAAGAAGCAGAAAAGATAGAAAATATATTTGATGAATCTTTTAAATAA